In a genomic window of Bicyclus anynana chromosome 5, ilBicAnyn1.1, whole genome shotgun sequence:
- the LOC112051976 gene encoding uncharacterized protein LOC112051976: MGAIDENNALFKEEMSESTAEPGVSMIAEEVPSLTVATILGVTVVIVITIIVVFVLGVLIDWRQQRLMDKRIGEVKRMKIHKKKTTAANLDVVSIADNMEEPGMSTAPAEFIKNLP, translated from the exons ATGGGTGCAATAGACGAGAATAACGCTTTATTCAAGGAAG aaaTGTCCGAGTCAACAGCAGAGCCGGGCGTGTCCATGATCGCGGAAGAGGTTCCGTCTCTCACGGTGGCTACAATTCTCGGGGTCACAGTTGTTattgttatcaccattatcgTGGTCTTCGTTTTAGGAGTACTCATTGATTGGCGGCAGca gCGACTCATGGACAAAAGGATAGGTGAAGTGAAACGAatgaaaatacacaaaaagAAGACCACTGCAGCGAATTTGGATGTCGTGAGCATAGCAGACAATATGGAGGAACCTGGCATGAGTACTGCCCCCGccgaatttataaaaaatttgccataa